Proteins encoded by one window of Actinocorallia herbida:
- a CDS encoding ABC transporter ATP-binding protein — MTAMAETAMTREARPLVEVDGLRVHRAADGRTLLSDVSFAVEAGRSLAIVGESGSGKSLTVRALFGLLPSGLKASGNVDLAGVRVSEKPKELRRLRGTTVSLLLQDPFTLLNPLRPVGKQISDGLPRGKRTAAEVARRLAEVGLPADVAERRPYELSGGMRQRVGLACALADDPQVLVADEPTTALDVTTQAEVLDLIRRVQRERGMAFVLITHDLRVAFSMCDDVLVLYAGRTVETGPADAVREGSRHPYTRALLAAEPPLDRRLAVLPSVPGNVPAHDAVTGRCGFADRCALASDTCRAGTPELRPAGPGRRSACVRADEVALTFTPEPALAAEPAPSDPAAPALLEIRGITRTFRGAKRPALGGIDLRVAPGEAVGIVGESGSGKTTLARCVVGLERPDGGTITFDGTSYTDLRALPKGDRARVLRGVQMVFQDPYSSLNPVRSVGAVLAEALRAAGREGGKTEVAALLDLVGLAPAVAARPPSGMSGGERQRVAIARAVAGRPKLLICDESVSALDVSVQAQILDLLAELRTSLSMALLFITHDLAVVRQITDRVYVLAEGTRREEGPTSRVLDAPADPYTRRLLASVPDPARRPA; from the coding sequence ATGACGGCGATGGCGGAGACCGCCATGACGCGGGAGGCACGGCCGCTGGTCGAGGTCGACGGGCTGCGGGTGCATCGCGCGGCCGACGGACGGACCCTCCTCTCCGACGTGTCCTTCGCGGTCGAGGCGGGCCGCTCCCTGGCGATCGTCGGGGAGTCCGGCTCAGGCAAGTCCCTCACCGTGCGCGCGCTCTTCGGGCTGCTGCCTTCCGGGCTCAAGGCGTCCGGGAACGTGGACCTCGCGGGAGTGCGGGTCTCGGAGAAGCCCAAGGAGCTGCGGCGCCTACGCGGCACGACCGTCTCGCTCCTCCTCCAGGACCCGTTCACGCTGCTCAACCCCCTGCGTCCGGTGGGCAAGCAGATCTCTGACGGGCTTCCGCGCGGCAAGCGCACGGCGGCGGAGGTCGCCCGGCGGCTCGCCGAAGTGGGACTGCCCGCCGACGTCGCGGAACGCCGCCCGTACGAGCTGTCGGGCGGGATGCGCCAGCGGGTCGGCCTCGCCTGCGCGCTCGCCGACGACCCTCAGGTCCTCGTCGCCGACGAGCCCACGACCGCCCTGGACGTCACCACCCAGGCCGAGGTGCTCGACCTCATCCGGCGGGTGCAGCGCGAGCGCGGCATGGCCTTCGTGCTCATCACCCACGACCTGCGCGTCGCGTTCTCGATGTGCGACGACGTCCTCGTCCTCTACGCGGGACGGACCGTCGAGACCGGCCCCGCCGACGCCGTCCGGGAAGGCTCCCGGCACCCTTACACACGGGCGCTGCTGGCCGCCGAGCCGCCGCTCGACCGCAGGCTCGCGGTCCTGCCCTCGGTGCCGGGGAACGTGCCGGCGCACGACGCCGTCACCGGCCGGTGCGGCTTCGCCGACCGCTGCGCGCTCGCCTCGGACACCTGCCGCGCAGGCACGCCGGAACTGCGCCCCGCGGGCCCCGGGCGGCGCTCGGCGTGCGTCAGGGCCGACGAGGTCGCCCTCACCTTCACCCCCGAACCCGCGCTCGCGGCCGAACCCGCCCCGTCCGACCCGGCGGCGCCCGCGCTGCTGGAGATCCGCGGCATCACCCGGACCTTCCGCGGCGCGAAGCGGCCCGCGCTCGGCGGGATCGACCTGCGGGTCGCCCCCGGCGAGGCGGTCGGGATCGTCGGCGAGTCGGGCTCGGGCAAGACCACGCTCGCCCGCTGCGTCGTCGGCCTGGAACGCCCCGACGGCGGCACGATCACCTTCGACGGCACCTCCTACACCGACCTGCGGGCCCTGCCGAAGGGCGACCGGGCCCGGGTGCTGCGCGGCGTCCAGATGGTCTTCCAGGACCCGTACTCCTCGCTCAACCCCGTCCGCTCGGTCGGCGCGGTCCTCGCCGAGGCGCTGCGCGCGGCAGGCCGCGAAGGCGGGAAGACCGAGGTCGCGGCGCTGCTCGACCTGGTCGGGCTGGCCCCGGCCGTCGCGGCCCGGCCGCCCTCCGGCATGTCCGGCGGCGAACGCCAGCGCGTCGCGATCGCCCGAGCCGTGGCGGGCCGCCCGAAGCTCCTCATCTGCGACGAGTCGGTCTCCGCCCTCGACGTCTCGGTCCAGGCCCAGATCCTCGACCTCCTCGCCGAGCTCCGGACCTCCCTGTCGATGGCGCTCCTGTTCATCACGCACGACCTCGCCGTCGTCCGCCAGATCACCGACCGCGTCTACGTCCTCGCCGAAGGCACCCGCCGCGAAGAGGGCCCCACCTCCCGCGTCCTCGACGCCCCCGCCGACCCCTACACCCGCCGCCTCCTCGCGAGCGTCCCCGACCCCGCCCGCCGCCCGGCCTGA
- a CDS encoding XRE family transcriptional regulator, which produces MSEVAEFGEPGGVPVRDVVAGNVRRIRLARGMSLRELAETTGVSKALLSQIERGVANPTIDVLSRVAAALGESFVELARPRMAGPEVLRAEPGVRAEQAVRTLFGSWERRRFEISEGYIPPGTRSVKNAHGPDTVEYAYLVSGSVTVAAGDWSVELAPGDAIRFGAEHDHVYTTAGQPARVLTILSFDEL; this is translated from the coding sequence TTGAGCGAGGTCGCGGAGTTCGGGGAGCCGGGCGGGGTGCCGGTGCGGGACGTGGTCGCGGGGAACGTGCGGCGGATCCGGTTGGCGCGGGGGATGAGCCTGCGGGAGCTGGCGGAGACGACCGGGGTGAGCAAGGCGCTGCTGTCGCAGATCGAGCGCGGGGTGGCGAATCCGACGATCGACGTGCTGTCCCGGGTGGCGGCGGCGCTGGGGGAGAGCTTCGTCGAGCTGGCGCGGCCCCGGATGGCGGGTCCCGAGGTGCTGCGGGCCGAGCCCGGCGTGCGGGCCGAGCAGGCGGTCCGGACCCTGTTCGGGTCGTGGGAGCGGCGCCGGTTCGAGATCTCCGAGGGGTACATCCCGCCCGGCACGCGCAGCGTGAAGAACGCGCACGGCCCCGACACCGTCGAGTACGCCTACCTGGTGTCCGGGTCGGTCACCGTGGCGGCCGGGGACTGGTCGGTCGAGCTGGCGCCCGGCGACGCGATCAGGTTCGGCGCCGAGCACGACCACGTCTACACCACGGCCGGGCAGCCCGCCCGCGTCCTCACGATCCTGTCGTTCGACGAACTCTGA